The following are encoded in a window of Micrococcales bacterium genomic DNA:
- a CDS encoding type II toxin-antitoxin system prevent-host-death family antitoxin: protein MTADPTPSMPVGQLRQNPTAMLHRVQRGETCLITNHGVPVAKLSPVDDYKWLDVDTVRDLLTTPETTNWGADIRQARQAESPSDPWPQT from the coding sequence GTGACCGCCGACCCAACACCCTCTATGCCGGTAGGCCAACTTCGCCAGAACCCAACGGCCATGCTGCATCGAGTTCAGCGCGGAGAAACCTGCCTGATCACCAACCACGGTGTACCAGTGGCCAAACTGTCTCCCGTGGACGACTACAAATGGCTTGACGTCGATACCGTTAGAGATCTCCTAACCACCCCGGAGACAACCAACTGGGGCGCGGACATCCGCCAGGCCCGCCAAGCGGAGAGCCCGTCCGACCCGTGGCCGCAAACATGA
- a CDS encoding PIN domain-containing protein has product MKRAILDTNVLIDGRFGLGPGFELAVTAVSYAELEFGANLPTISPEQRAMRLQSLNRLRARFGAGLPFDDAAAASYGLITRLVLESGRQVRGRAHDLMIAAIAHVNGAALITADLDDFGSLDPLVRIIRP; this is encoded by the coding sequence ATGAAAAGGGCCATACTCGACACAAATGTCCTAATTGATGGACGTTTCGGCTTGGGCCCTGGATTCGAACTGGCTGTAACGGCCGTCTCGTACGCGGAGCTCGAGTTTGGCGCCAACTTGCCGACCATTAGCCCCGAACAGCGCGCCATGCGCCTGCAAAGCCTCAACCGACTGCGGGCCAGGTTTGGCGCCGGCTTACCCTTCGATGACGCCGCCGCCGCATCGTACGGCCTGATCACCCGTCTTGTGCTCGAGTCTGGCCGGCAAGTCCGTGGGCGCGCCCACGATCTGATGATTGCCGCCATCGCCCATGTCAATGGCGCCGCCTTGATTACGGCCGACTTAGATGACTTTGGGTCGCTCGATCCGCTGGTCCGGATAATCCGCCCGTGA
- a CDS encoding heavy metal translocating P-type ATPase, translating into MSATTEQRVFEIRGMTCAACVSRVEKVIGRLDGVESVAVNLATERATVTLAKKRASAELANEEATAILATERASVDLVPGPVTSDAIGEAIKAAVAKAGYEAIEPPPQPGPDQADQAGQRARRHIQLMWAKFITAAVFALPLLYLAMVPMVSWLGRLPYPTALDPGQHPVAHGLVQAALTLPIVAVGYRFYTVGYPALARRSPNMDSLIAVGTTAAVAYSTYSLVKAAQGDHAAAHQMYFETAGVIITLVLLGKTLEATTKSRTGAAIKALINLAPKTAWVERDNQPVELPVSQVLVGDTIWVKPGQAVPVDGVVISGQSAIDQSMLTGEATPATKAAGDQVFAATINTTGSIRFEARQVGQDTALARIIKLVEQAQGSKAPIAQLADKVAAVFVPVVFAIATVSALAWWFGQRDIAFAMTIFIAVLVIACPCALGLATPTAIMVGTGLGAKHGILIKSARGLEAARSVDTVVLDKTGTITAGTPAVTDVITAPGWSEPDLLALLAAAEQASEHPLAQAVVTSAANKGLEIPQASFFEALPGQGLRAVIGQKTVLAGNLALMADAGPDLARLSHQGEWLAGQGSTPIYVAVDGQAAGLVAVADPVKATSQTALQRLRHQGLRVVMMTGDEPEVAGAIAAQLGLNEVLSQVLPGDKAAQVAKLQAGGASVAMVGDGINDAPALAQADLGVAIGSGTDVAIESADVVLMGSSLEGVPAMIELSRRTVRNIKQNLGWAFGYNVLGIPVAAGVLHLFGGPLLSPMLAAGAMSLSSVSVLLNALRLKRAQIAP; encoded by the coding sequence GTGAGCGCCACCACCGAACAGCGGGTTTTCGAGATTCGAGGCATGACCTGCGCGGCTTGCGTTAGCCGGGTCGAAAAGGTTATTGGCCGGCTCGACGGGGTCGAGTCGGTGGCGGTCAATCTGGCGACCGAGCGGGCCACTGTCACCCTCGCGAAAAAGCGCGCCAGCGCCGAACTGGCAAATGAGGAGGCCACAGCTATCCTGGCGACCGAGCGGGCTAGCGTCGACTTGGTGCCGGGCCCGGTCACCAGCGATGCCATTGGTGAAGCCATCAAAGCGGCTGTGGCCAAGGCCGGCTACGAAGCCATCGAGCCACCCCCGCAACCAGGGCCGGACCAGGCAGACCAAGCCGGCCAACGCGCCCGCCGCCACATCCAACTAATGTGGGCCAAGTTCATCACCGCCGCGGTTTTCGCCCTGCCGCTGTTGTACCTGGCCATGGTGCCAATGGTCAGCTGGCTGGGCCGCCTGCCCTACCCCACAGCTCTAGACCCCGGCCAGCACCCGGTCGCCCACGGGCTGGTCCAGGCCGCCTTGACCCTGCCAATTGTCGCCGTGGGCTACCGCTTCTACACCGTTGGCTATCCGGCCTTGGCCAGGCGCAGCCCCAATATGGACTCGCTTATCGCCGTGGGCACAACCGCCGCGGTGGCCTATTCGACCTACTCGCTGGTCAAAGCCGCCCAAGGCGACCACGCAGCCGCCCACCAGATGTATTTCGAAACCGCCGGCGTCATCATCACCCTGGTATTACTGGGCAAGACCCTCGAGGCAACGACCAAGTCTCGCACCGGGGCTGCCATCAAGGCCCTGATCAACCTGGCGCCCAAGACCGCCTGGGTAGAGCGCGACAACCAGCCGGTCGAGCTCCCGGTAAGCCAGGTGCTGGTAGGAGACACTATTTGGGTCAAACCGGGGCAGGCAGTGCCGGTCGACGGCGTGGTTATCTCCGGCCAAAGCGCCATTGACCAGTCAATGCTAACCGGCGAAGCGACACCCGCCACCAAGGCCGCAGGCGACCAAGTCTTTGCCGCCACCATCAACACCACCGGCTCGATCCGGTTCGAGGCCCGCCAAGTTGGCCAGGACACGGCCCTAGCCCGGATCATCAAGCTGGTCGAGCAGGCCCAGGGCTCCAAGGCGCCCATCGCCCAATTGGCCGACAAAGTCGCCGCAGTCTTTGTGCCAGTGGTCTTTGCCATTGCCACAGTCAGCGCCCTGGCCTGGTGGTTTGGTCAGCGCGACATTGCTTTTGCCATGACCATATTCATCGCCGTCCTGGTCATCGCTTGCCCTTGTGCCTTGGGTTTGGCCACACCCACGGCCATTATGGTTGGCACCGGTCTGGGCGCCAAACACGGCATTCTGATCAAATCGGCCCGGGGCCTGGAGGCGGCCCGGTCGGTCGACACGGTGGTGCTTGACAAGACTGGGACTATCACGGCCGGCACACCCGCCGTCACCGACGTTATCACTGCGCCTGGCTGGTCCGAGCCCGATTTGCTGGCCCTTCTGGCAGCCGCCGAACAAGCTTCAGAACACCCCCTAGCCCAGGCCGTGGTTACGTCGGCGGCAAACAAGGGTTTGGAAATCCCCCAGGCCAGCTTCTTTGAGGCGCTGCCTGGCCAGGGCTTGAGGGCCGTCATCGGGCAAAAAACTGTGCTGGCAGGCAATCTGGCCCTGATGGCCGATGCCGGCCCCGACCTTGCGAGGCTATCTCACCAAGGCGAGTGGCTGGCCGGGCAGGGCTCAACGCCAATCTACGTGGCGGTTGACGGCCAAGCCGCAGGCTTGGTGGCGGTGGCCGACCCGGTCAAGGCGACCAGCCAAACGGCGCTACAGCGCCTTCGCCACCAGGGCCTGCGCGTCGTCATGATGACAGGCGACGAGCCCGAAGTGGCCGGCGCGATTGCCGCCCAGCTTGGTCTGAACGAGGTGTTGTCCCAGGTGCTGCCGGGTGACAAAGCCGCCCAGGTGGCCAAGCTGCAAGCCGGCGGCGCCTCCGTGGCCATGGTGGGCGACGGCATCAACGATGCCCCCGCCCTAGCCCAGGCCGACTTGGGCGTGGCCATCGGCTCCGGCACCGATGTGGCCATCGAATCGGCCGATGTAGTGCTGATGGGCTCCTCCCTAGAAGGGGTGCCAGCCATGATCGAATTGTCCCGCCGTACGGTTCGAAACATCAAACAGAACCTGGGCTGGGCCTTTGGCTACAACGTGCTGGGTATCCCAGTGGCGGCAGGCGTGCTGCACCTTTTTGGCGGGCCGCTGCTCAGCCCAATGCTGGCGGCCGGAGCCATGTCGCTTAGCTCGGTCTCTGTGCTGCTGAACGCGCTTAGGCTGAAGCGAGCCCAAATCGCCCCCTGA
- a CDS encoding DUF805 domain-containing protein: MTQFQPNLSPAEPLAGPGWQGWQGPPPWPPTPGEPPSKQLPWYGIGFVGAIKRFYGKYADFKGRASRSEYWWAYLYQQLIYLALLAVWLPKYIGWYWDLMTGSVTSGYAYGTYGNLFGIFPLWWQLAYWGSLAFGLANVVPNYALGWRRMHDAGLPGPYFLLGWIPFAGFFIQLAFCVKVSSPEGLRYDLRADGSYHPEWPPGYQPPPMVYGYPPPGYGPPPGYPPPGV; encoded by the coding sequence GTGACTCAATTCCAACCCAACCTGTCTCCGGCCGAGCCCCTAGCTGGACCTGGCTGGCAGGGCTGGCAGGGCCCACCGCCCTGGCCACCAACGCCCGGCGAACCGCCGTCCAAACAACTGCCCTGGTATGGGATCGGCTTCGTAGGCGCCATCAAGCGCTTCTACGGCAAATACGCCGATTTCAAGGGCCGCGCCAGCCGCAGTGAATACTGGTGGGCCTACCTTTACCAACAGTTGATCTATTTGGCCCTTCTGGCGGTCTGGCTGCCGAAATACATTGGCTGGTATTGGGACTTGATGACAGGGTCTGTGACGTCGGGGTACGCCTACGGCACTTACGGAAACTTGTTCGGGATCTTTCCACTTTGGTGGCAACTCGCATATTGGGGTTCGCTCGCCTTCGGTCTTGCCAACGTGGTGCCGAATTATGCCTTGGGGTGGCGGCGTATGCACGATGCCGGCCTGCCGGGCCCGTATTTCCTGCTGGGTTGGATTCCCTTTGCCGGATTCTTCATCCAGCTGGCCTTCTGCGTCAAAGTATCCAGCCCCGAGGGCTTGCGCTACGACCTGCGAGCCGACGGTTCCTACCACCCTGAGTGGCCGCCCGGCTACCAGCCTCCACCGATGGTCTACGGCTATCCGCCTCCTGGGTACGGGCCGCCCCCGGGCTACCCGCCTCCGGGGGTCTAA